A window of the Cynocephalus volans isolate mCynVol1 chromosome 10, mCynVol1.pri, whole genome shotgun sequence genome harbors these coding sequences:
- the SPATA20 gene encoding spermatogenesis-associated protein 20 isoform X2, producing the protein MLGARAWLGRGLLLARAGQGLASSRRGSSSRDKDRSATVSSSVPMPAGGKGNRPSGPSSASQKVPNRLINEKSPYLQQHAYNPVDWYPWGQEAFDKAKKENKPIFLSVGYSTCHWCHMMEEESFRNEEISRLLNEDFVSVKVDREERPDVDKVYMTFVQATRSGGGWPMNVWLTPNLQPFVGGTYFPPEDGLTRVGFRTVLLRIRDQWKQNKNTLLENSQRITTALLARSEISTGDRQLPPSAAIMNSRCFQQLDEGYDEEYGGFAEAPKFPTPVILSFLFNYWLTHRLTQDGSRAQQMALHTLKMMANGGIRDHVGQGFHRYSTDRQWHVPHFEKMLCDQAQLAVAYSQAFQISGDEFYSDVAKGILHYVARSLSHRSGGFYSAEDADSPPERGMRPKEGAFYLWTVKEVQQLLSEPVLGATEPLTSGKLLMKHYGLTEAGNISSSQDPKAELQGQNVLTVRYSLELTAARFGLGVEAVQTMLNTGLEKLSQARKHRPKPHLDSKMLAAWNGLMVSGYAVTGAVLGQDRLINYATNGAKFLKRHMFDVASGRLMRTCYAGSGGTVEHSNPPCWGFLEDYAFVVRGLLDLYEASQESSWLEWALRLQDTQDRFFWDSRGGGYFCSEAELGAGLPLRLKDDQDGAEPSANSVAAHNLLRLHGFTGHKDWMDKCVRLLTAFSERMRRVPVALPEMVRALSAQQQTLKQIVICGDRQAKDTKALVQCVHSIYVPNKVLILADGDPSSFLSRQLPFLSTLRRLEDRATAYVCENQACSMPITEPCELRKLLHQ; encoded by the exons ATGCTGGGCGCGCGGGCCTGGCTGGGCCGGGGCCTCCTGCTGGCCCGCGCTGGGCAGGGCCTCGCCTCAAGCCGCAG GGGTAGCTCTTCCCGGGACAAAGACCGAAGTGCAACGGTCAGTAGTTCGGTGCCCATGCCTGCTGGAGGGAAGGGAAACCGGCCGAGTGGTCCGTCTTCTGCATCCCAGAAGGTCCCCAACCGCCTAATCAATGAGAAGTCACCGTACCTCCAACAACATGCCTACAATCCTGTGGACTG GTACCCCTGGGGACAGGAAGCCTTCGACAAggccaagaaagaaaataagccaaTTTTCCTCTCAG TGGGGTACTCCACCTGCCACTGGTGCCACATGATGGAGGAGGAGTCCTTTCGGAACGAGGAGATCAGCCGCCTGCTCAATGAGGACTTTGTCAGCGTGAAGGTAGACCGCGAGGAGCGGCCGGATGTGGACAAGGTGTACATGACCTTCGTGCAG GCCACCAGGAGCGGTGGAGGCTGGCCCATGAATGTGTGGTTGACTCCCAACCTCCAGCCCTTTGTTGGGGGCACCTATTTCCCCCCTGAGGACGGCTTGACCCGAGTTGGCTTCCGCACGGTGTTGCTGAGAATACGGGACCAG TGGAAACAGAACAAGAACACACTGCTAGAAAATAGCCAGCGCATTACAACAGCCCTGCTGGCCCGGTCGGAGATCAGCACGGGGGACCGCCAGCTGCCACCCTCAGCCGCCATCATGAACAGCCGCTGCTTCCAGCAGCTGGACGAGGGCTATGATGAGGAGTATGGTGGCTTCGCTGAGGCCCCCAAGTTTCCCACACCGG TGATCCTGAGCTTCTTGTTCAACTACTGGCTCACTCATCGACTGACCCAGGATGGGTCTCGGGCCCAGCAGATGGCCTTGCACACGCTGAAAATGATGGCCAACGGGGGCATCCGGGACCACGTGGGGCAG GGCTTTCACCGCTACTCCACGGACCGCCAGTGGCACGTCCCCCACTTCGAGAAGATGCTCTGTGACCAGGCACAGCTTGCAGTGGCCTATTCACAAGCCTTCCAG ATCTCTGGTGATGAATTCTACTCTGACGTTGCCAAGGGCATCCTGCACTACGTGGCTCGGAGCCTGAGCCACCGG tcTGGAGGCTTCTACAGTGCGGAGGATGCGGACTCACCCCCAGAGCGGGGCATGCGGCCCAAAGAGGGCGCCTTCTACTTGTGGACCGTCAAGGAGGTCCAGCAactcctctctgagcctgtgcTGGGTGCCACTGAGCCGCTGACCTCAGGCAAGCTCCTCATGAAGCACTATGGACTCACGGAGGCCGGCAACATCAGCTCCAGTCAG GACCCCAAGGCGGAGCTGCAGGGCCAGAACGTGCTGACCGTCCGGTACTCGCTGGAGCTGACTGCGGCCCGCTTTGGCTTGGGCGTGGAGGCCGTCCAGACCATGCTCAACACCGGGCTGGAGAAGCTCTCGCAGGCCCGGAAACATCGGCCGAAGCCGCACCTGGACAGCAAGATGCTGGCTGCCTGGAACG GTCTGATGGTGTCTGGCTATGCTGTGACCGGGGCTGTCCTGGGGCAGGACAGGTTGATCAACTATGCCACCAATGGTGCCAAGTTCCTGAAGCGGCACATGTTTGACGTGGCCAGCGGCCGCCTGATGCGCACCTGCTATGCCGGCTCTGGGGGGACCGTGGAGCACAG TAACCCGCCCTGCTGGGGCTTCCTGGAGGACTACGCCTTCGTGGTGCGGGGCCTACTGGACCTGTACGAGGCCTCGCAGGAGAGCTCGTGGCTCGAGTGGGCACTGCGGCTGCAGGACACGCAGGACAGGTTCTTCTGGGACTCCCGGGGCGGTGGCTACTTCTGCAGCGAGGCCGAGCTGGGGGCTGGCTTGCCCCTGCGGCTGAAGGACG ACCAGGATGGTGCCGAGCCCAGCGCCAATTCCGTGGCGGCCCACAACCTGCTTCGGTTGCATGGCTTCACGGGCCACAAGGACTGGATGGACAAGTGTGTGCGCCTATTGACCGCCTTCTCTGAGCGCATGCGCCGTGTCCCGGTGGCATTGCCCGAGATGGTCCGCGCCCTCTCAGCTCAACAGCAGACCCTCAAGCAG ATCGTGATCTGTGGAGACCGCCAGGCCAAGGACACCAAGGCTCTGGTGCAATGTGTCCATTCCATTTACGTCCCTAACAAG GTGCTGATTCTGGCCGATGGGGACCCCTCGAGCTTCCTGTCCCGCCAGCTGCCCTTCCTGAGTACCCTGCGACGGCTGGAAGACCGGGCCACTGCCTATGTGTGTGAGAATCAGGCCTGCTCCATGCCCATCACTGAGCCCTGCGAACTACGAAAACTGCTCCATCAGTGA
- the SPATA20 gene encoding spermatogenesis-associated protein 20 isoform X4, which produces MLGARAWLGRGLLLARAGQGLASSRRCPEALAPTWPHRSASRGSSSRDKDRSATVSSSVPMPAGGKGNRPSGPSSASQKVPNRLINEKSPYLQQHAYNPVDWYPWGQEAFDKAKKENKPIFLSVGYSTCHWCHMMEEESFRNEEISRLLNEDFVSVKVDREERPDVDKVYMTFVQATRSGGGWPMNVWLTPNLQPFVGGTYFPPEDGLTRVGFRTVLLRIRDQWKQNKNTLLENSQRITTALLARSEISTGDRQLPPSAAIMNSRCFQQLDEGYDEEYGGFAEAPKFPTPVILSFLFNYWLTHRLTQDGSRAQQMALHTLKMMANGGIRDHVGQGFHRYSTDRQWHVPHFEKMLCDQAQLAVAYSQAFQISGDEFYSDVAKGILHYVARSLSHRSGGFYSAEDADSPPERGMRPKEGAFYLWTVKEVQQLLSEPVLGATEPLTSGKLLMKHYGLTEAGNISSSQDPKAELQGQNVLTVRYSLELTAARFGLGVEAVQTMLNTGLEKLSQARKHRPKPHLDSKMLAAWNGLMVSGYAVTGAVLGQDRLINYATNGAKFLKRHMFDVASGRLMRTCYAGSGGTVEHSNPPCWGFLEDYAFVVRGLLDLYEASQESSWLEWALRLQDTQDRFFWDSRGGGYFCSEAELGAGLPLRLKDDQDGAEPSANSVAAHNLLRLHGFTGHKDWMDKCVRLLTAFSERMRRVPVALPEMVRALSAQQQTLKQIVICGDRQAKDTKALVQCVHSIYVPNKVLILADGDPSSFLSRQLPFLSTLRRLEDRATAYVCENQACSMPITEPCELRKLLHQ; this is translated from the exons ATGCTGGGCGCGCGGGCCTGGCTGGGCCGGGGCCTCCTGCTGGCCCGCGCTGGGCAGGGCCTCGCCTCAAGCCGCAG GTGTCCTGAGGCTCTGGCACCGACTTGGCCCCACAGAAGTGCTAGTAG GGGTAGCTCTTCCCGGGACAAAGACCGAAGTGCAACGGTCAGTAGTTCGGTGCCCATGCCTGCTGGAGGGAAGGGAAACCGGCCGAGTGGTCCGTCTTCTGCATCCCAGAAGGTCCCCAACCGCCTAATCAATGAGAAGTCACCGTACCTCCAACAACATGCCTACAATCCTGTGGACTG GTACCCCTGGGGACAGGAAGCCTTCGACAAggccaagaaagaaaataagccaaTTTTCCTCTCAG TGGGGTACTCCACCTGCCACTGGTGCCACATGATGGAGGAGGAGTCCTTTCGGAACGAGGAGATCAGCCGCCTGCTCAATGAGGACTTTGTCAGCGTGAAGGTAGACCGCGAGGAGCGGCCGGATGTGGACAAGGTGTACATGACCTTCGTGCAG GCCACCAGGAGCGGTGGAGGCTGGCCCATGAATGTGTGGTTGACTCCCAACCTCCAGCCCTTTGTTGGGGGCACCTATTTCCCCCCTGAGGACGGCTTGACCCGAGTTGGCTTCCGCACGGTGTTGCTGAGAATACGGGACCAG TGGAAACAGAACAAGAACACACTGCTAGAAAATAGCCAGCGCATTACAACAGCCCTGCTGGCCCGGTCGGAGATCAGCACGGGGGACCGCCAGCTGCCACCCTCAGCCGCCATCATGAACAGCCGCTGCTTCCAGCAGCTGGACGAGGGCTATGATGAGGAGTATGGTGGCTTCGCTGAGGCCCCCAAGTTTCCCACACCGG TGATCCTGAGCTTCTTGTTCAACTACTGGCTCACTCATCGACTGACCCAGGATGGGTCTCGGGCCCAGCAGATGGCCTTGCACACGCTGAAAATGATGGCCAACGGGGGCATCCGGGACCACGTGGGGCAG GGCTTTCACCGCTACTCCACGGACCGCCAGTGGCACGTCCCCCACTTCGAGAAGATGCTCTGTGACCAGGCACAGCTTGCAGTGGCCTATTCACAAGCCTTCCAG ATCTCTGGTGATGAATTCTACTCTGACGTTGCCAAGGGCATCCTGCACTACGTGGCTCGGAGCCTGAGCCACCGG tcTGGAGGCTTCTACAGTGCGGAGGATGCGGACTCACCCCCAGAGCGGGGCATGCGGCCCAAAGAGGGCGCCTTCTACTTGTGGACCGTCAAGGAGGTCCAGCAactcctctctgagcctgtgcTGGGTGCCACTGAGCCGCTGACCTCAGGCAAGCTCCTCATGAAGCACTATGGACTCACGGAGGCCGGCAACATCAGCTCCAGTCAG GACCCCAAGGCGGAGCTGCAGGGCCAGAACGTGCTGACCGTCCGGTACTCGCTGGAGCTGACTGCGGCCCGCTTTGGCTTGGGCGTGGAGGCCGTCCAGACCATGCTCAACACCGGGCTGGAGAAGCTCTCGCAGGCCCGGAAACATCGGCCGAAGCCGCACCTGGACAGCAAGATGCTGGCTGCCTGGAACG GTCTGATGGTGTCTGGCTATGCTGTGACCGGGGCTGTCCTGGGGCAGGACAGGTTGATCAACTATGCCACCAATGGTGCCAAGTTCCTGAAGCGGCACATGTTTGACGTGGCCAGCGGCCGCCTGATGCGCACCTGCTATGCCGGCTCTGGGGGGACCGTGGAGCACAG TAACCCGCCCTGCTGGGGCTTCCTGGAGGACTACGCCTTCGTGGTGCGGGGCCTACTGGACCTGTACGAGGCCTCGCAGGAGAGCTCGTGGCTCGAGTGGGCACTGCGGCTGCAGGACACGCAGGACAGGTTCTTCTGGGACTCCCGGGGCGGTGGCTACTTCTGCAGCGAGGCCGAGCTGGGGGCTGGCTTGCCCCTGCGGCTGAAGGACG ACCAGGATGGTGCCGAGCCCAGCGCCAATTCCGTGGCGGCCCACAACCTGCTTCGGTTGCATGGCTTCACGGGCCACAAGGACTGGATGGACAAGTGTGTGCGCCTATTGACCGCCTTCTCTGAGCGCATGCGCCGTGTCCCGGTGGCATTGCCCGAGATGGTCCGCGCCCTCTCAGCTCAACAGCAGACCCTCAAGCAG ATCGTGATCTGTGGAGACCGCCAGGCCAAGGACACCAAGGCTCTGGTGCAATGTGTCCATTCCATTTACGTCCCTAACAAG GTGCTGATTCTGGCCGATGGGGACCCCTCGAGCTTCCTGTCCCGCCAGCTGCCCTTCCTGAGTACCCTGCGACGGCTGGAAGACCGGGCCACTGCCTATGTGTGTGAGAATCAGGCCTGCTCCATGCCCATCACTGAGCCCTGCGAACTACGAAAACTGCTCCATCAGTGA
- the SPATA20 gene encoding spermatogenesis-associated protein 20 isoform X1, with protein sequence MSHLSSPPQKHKGEHKGHGLPRGSERGSSSRDKDRSATVSSSVPMPAGGKGNRPSGPSSASQKVPNRLINEKSPYLQQHAYNPVDWYPWGQEAFDKAKKENKPIFLSVGYSTCHWCHMMEEESFRNEEISRLLNEDFVSVKVDREERPDVDKVYMTFVQATRSGGGWPMNVWLTPNLQPFVGGTYFPPEDGLTRVGFRTVLLRIRDQWKQNKNTLLENSQRITTALLARSEISTGDRQLPPSAAIMNSRCFQQLDEGYDEEYGGFAEAPKFPTPVILSFLFNYWLTHRLTQDGSRAQQMALHTLKMMANGGIRDHVGQGFHRYSTDRQWHVPHFEKMLCDQAQLAVAYSQAFQISGDEFYSDVAKGILHYVARSLSHRSGGFYSAEDADSPPERGMRPKEGAFYLWTVKEVQQLLSEPVLGATEPLTSGKLLMKHYGLTEAGNISSSQDPKAELQGQNVLTVRYSLELTAARFGLGVEAVQTMLNTGLEKLSQARKHRPKPHLDSKMLAAWNGLMVSGYAVTGAVLGQDRLINYATNGAKFLKRHMFDVASGRLMRTCYAGSGGTVEHSNPPCWGFLEDYAFVVRGLLDLYEASQESSWLEWALRLQDTQDRFFWDSRGGGYFCSEAELGAGLPLRLKDDQDGAEPSANSVAAHNLLRLHGFTGHKDWMDKCVRLLTAFSERMRRVPVALPEMVRALSAQQQTLKQIVICGDRQAKDTKALVQCVHSIYVPNKVLILADGDPSSFLSRQLPFLSTLRRLEDRATAYVCENQACSMPITEPCELRKLLHQ encoded by the exons ATGAGCCATCTCTCTTCACCCCCCCAAAAACATAAGGGGGAGCATAAAGGCCACGGTCTCCCCCGTGGTTCAGAAAG GGGTAGCTCTTCCCGGGACAAAGACCGAAGTGCAACGGTCAGTAGTTCGGTGCCCATGCCTGCTGGAGGGAAGGGAAACCGGCCGAGTGGTCCGTCTTCTGCATCCCAGAAGGTCCCCAACCGCCTAATCAATGAGAAGTCACCGTACCTCCAACAACATGCCTACAATCCTGTGGACTG GTACCCCTGGGGACAGGAAGCCTTCGACAAggccaagaaagaaaataagccaaTTTTCCTCTCAG TGGGGTACTCCACCTGCCACTGGTGCCACATGATGGAGGAGGAGTCCTTTCGGAACGAGGAGATCAGCCGCCTGCTCAATGAGGACTTTGTCAGCGTGAAGGTAGACCGCGAGGAGCGGCCGGATGTGGACAAGGTGTACATGACCTTCGTGCAG GCCACCAGGAGCGGTGGAGGCTGGCCCATGAATGTGTGGTTGACTCCCAACCTCCAGCCCTTTGTTGGGGGCACCTATTTCCCCCCTGAGGACGGCTTGACCCGAGTTGGCTTCCGCACGGTGTTGCTGAGAATACGGGACCAG TGGAAACAGAACAAGAACACACTGCTAGAAAATAGCCAGCGCATTACAACAGCCCTGCTGGCCCGGTCGGAGATCAGCACGGGGGACCGCCAGCTGCCACCCTCAGCCGCCATCATGAACAGCCGCTGCTTCCAGCAGCTGGACGAGGGCTATGATGAGGAGTATGGTGGCTTCGCTGAGGCCCCCAAGTTTCCCACACCGG TGATCCTGAGCTTCTTGTTCAACTACTGGCTCACTCATCGACTGACCCAGGATGGGTCTCGGGCCCAGCAGATGGCCTTGCACACGCTGAAAATGATGGCCAACGGGGGCATCCGGGACCACGTGGGGCAG GGCTTTCACCGCTACTCCACGGACCGCCAGTGGCACGTCCCCCACTTCGAGAAGATGCTCTGTGACCAGGCACAGCTTGCAGTGGCCTATTCACAAGCCTTCCAG ATCTCTGGTGATGAATTCTACTCTGACGTTGCCAAGGGCATCCTGCACTACGTGGCTCGGAGCCTGAGCCACCGG tcTGGAGGCTTCTACAGTGCGGAGGATGCGGACTCACCCCCAGAGCGGGGCATGCGGCCCAAAGAGGGCGCCTTCTACTTGTGGACCGTCAAGGAGGTCCAGCAactcctctctgagcctgtgcTGGGTGCCACTGAGCCGCTGACCTCAGGCAAGCTCCTCATGAAGCACTATGGACTCACGGAGGCCGGCAACATCAGCTCCAGTCAG GACCCCAAGGCGGAGCTGCAGGGCCAGAACGTGCTGACCGTCCGGTACTCGCTGGAGCTGACTGCGGCCCGCTTTGGCTTGGGCGTGGAGGCCGTCCAGACCATGCTCAACACCGGGCTGGAGAAGCTCTCGCAGGCCCGGAAACATCGGCCGAAGCCGCACCTGGACAGCAAGATGCTGGCTGCCTGGAACG GTCTGATGGTGTCTGGCTATGCTGTGACCGGGGCTGTCCTGGGGCAGGACAGGTTGATCAACTATGCCACCAATGGTGCCAAGTTCCTGAAGCGGCACATGTTTGACGTGGCCAGCGGCCGCCTGATGCGCACCTGCTATGCCGGCTCTGGGGGGACCGTGGAGCACAG TAACCCGCCCTGCTGGGGCTTCCTGGAGGACTACGCCTTCGTGGTGCGGGGCCTACTGGACCTGTACGAGGCCTCGCAGGAGAGCTCGTGGCTCGAGTGGGCACTGCGGCTGCAGGACACGCAGGACAGGTTCTTCTGGGACTCCCGGGGCGGTGGCTACTTCTGCAGCGAGGCCGAGCTGGGGGCTGGCTTGCCCCTGCGGCTGAAGGACG ACCAGGATGGTGCCGAGCCCAGCGCCAATTCCGTGGCGGCCCACAACCTGCTTCGGTTGCATGGCTTCACGGGCCACAAGGACTGGATGGACAAGTGTGTGCGCCTATTGACCGCCTTCTCTGAGCGCATGCGCCGTGTCCCGGTGGCATTGCCCGAGATGGTCCGCGCCCTCTCAGCTCAACAGCAGACCCTCAAGCAG ATCGTGATCTGTGGAGACCGCCAGGCCAAGGACACCAAGGCTCTGGTGCAATGTGTCCATTCCATTTACGTCCCTAACAAG GTGCTGATTCTGGCCGATGGGGACCCCTCGAGCTTCCTGTCCCGCCAGCTGCCCTTCCTGAGTACCCTGCGACGGCTGGAAGACCGGGCCACTGCCTATGTGTGTGAGAATCAGGCCTGCTCCATGCCCATCACTGAGCCCTGCGAACTACGAAAACTGCTCCATCAGTGA
- the SPATA20 gene encoding spermatogenesis-associated protein 20 isoform X3, whose product MSHLSSPPQKHKGEHKGHGLPRGSERGSSSRDKDRSATVSSSVPMPAGGKGNRPSGPSSASQKVPNRLINEKSPYLQQHAYNPVDWYPWGQEAFDKAKKENKPIFLSVGYSTCHWCHMMEEESFRNEEISRLLNEDFVSVKVDREERPDVDKVYMTFVQATRSGGGWPMNVWLTPNLQPFVGGTYFPPEDGLTRVGFRTVLLRIRDQWKQNKNTLLENSQRITTALLARSEISTGDRQLPPSAAIMNSRCFQQLDEGYDEEYGGFAEAPKFPTPVILSFLFNYWLTHRLTQDGSRAQQMALHTLKMMANGGIRDHVGQGFHRYSTDRQWHVPHFEKMLCDQAQLAVAYSQAFQISGDEFYSDVAKGILHYVARSLSHRSGGFYSAEDADSPPERGMRPKEGAFYLWTVKEVQQLLSEPVLGATEPLTSGKLLMKHYGLTEAGNISSSQDPKAELQGQNVLTVRYSLELTAARFGLGVEAVQTMLNTGLEKLSQARKHRPKPHLDSKMLAAWNGLMVSGYAVTGAVLGQDRLINYATNGAKFLKRHMFDVASGRLMRTCYAGSGGTVEHSNPPCWGFLEDYAFVVRGLLDLYEASQESSWLEWALRLQDTQDRFFWDSRGGGYFCSEAELGAGLPLRLKDDQDGAEPSANSVAAHNLLRLHGFTGHKDWMDKCVRLLTAFSERMRRVPVALPEMVRALSAQQQTLKQVLILADGDPSSFLSRQLPFLSTLRRLEDRATAYVCENQACSMPITEPCELRKLLHQ is encoded by the exons ATGAGCCATCTCTCTTCACCCCCCCAAAAACATAAGGGGGAGCATAAAGGCCACGGTCTCCCCCGTGGTTCAGAAAG GGGTAGCTCTTCCCGGGACAAAGACCGAAGTGCAACGGTCAGTAGTTCGGTGCCCATGCCTGCTGGAGGGAAGGGAAACCGGCCGAGTGGTCCGTCTTCTGCATCCCAGAAGGTCCCCAACCGCCTAATCAATGAGAAGTCACCGTACCTCCAACAACATGCCTACAATCCTGTGGACTG GTACCCCTGGGGACAGGAAGCCTTCGACAAggccaagaaagaaaataagccaaTTTTCCTCTCAG TGGGGTACTCCACCTGCCACTGGTGCCACATGATGGAGGAGGAGTCCTTTCGGAACGAGGAGATCAGCCGCCTGCTCAATGAGGACTTTGTCAGCGTGAAGGTAGACCGCGAGGAGCGGCCGGATGTGGACAAGGTGTACATGACCTTCGTGCAG GCCACCAGGAGCGGTGGAGGCTGGCCCATGAATGTGTGGTTGACTCCCAACCTCCAGCCCTTTGTTGGGGGCACCTATTTCCCCCCTGAGGACGGCTTGACCCGAGTTGGCTTCCGCACGGTGTTGCTGAGAATACGGGACCAG TGGAAACAGAACAAGAACACACTGCTAGAAAATAGCCAGCGCATTACAACAGCCCTGCTGGCCCGGTCGGAGATCAGCACGGGGGACCGCCAGCTGCCACCCTCAGCCGCCATCATGAACAGCCGCTGCTTCCAGCAGCTGGACGAGGGCTATGATGAGGAGTATGGTGGCTTCGCTGAGGCCCCCAAGTTTCCCACACCGG TGATCCTGAGCTTCTTGTTCAACTACTGGCTCACTCATCGACTGACCCAGGATGGGTCTCGGGCCCAGCAGATGGCCTTGCACACGCTGAAAATGATGGCCAACGGGGGCATCCGGGACCACGTGGGGCAG GGCTTTCACCGCTACTCCACGGACCGCCAGTGGCACGTCCCCCACTTCGAGAAGATGCTCTGTGACCAGGCACAGCTTGCAGTGGCCTATTCACAAGCCTTCCAG ATCTCTGGTGATGAATTCTACTCTGACGTTGCCAAGGGCATCCTGCACTACGTGGCTCGGAGCCTGAGCCACCGG tcTGGAGGCTTCTACAGTGCGGAGGATGCGGACTCACCCCCAGAGCGGGGCATGCGGCCCAAAGAGGGCGCCTTCTACTTGTGGACCGTCAAGGAGGTCCAGCAactcctctctgagcctgtgcTGGGTGCCACTGAGCCGCTGACCTCAGGCAAGCTCCTCATGAAGCACTATGGACTCACGGAGGCCGGCAACATCAGCTCCAGTCAG GACCCCAAGGCGGAGCTGCAGGGCCAGAACGTGCTGACCGTCCGGTACTCGCTGGAGCTGACTGCGGCCCGCTTTGGCTTGGGCGTGGAGGCCGTCCAGACCATGCTCAACACCGGGCTGGAGAAGCTCTCGCAGGCCCGGAAACATCGGCCGAAGCCGCACCTGGACAGCAAGATGCTGGCTGCCTGGAACG GTCTGATGGTGTCTGGCTATGCTGTGACCGGGGCTGTCCTGGGGCAGGACAGGTTGATCAACTATGCCACCAATGGTGCCAAGTTCCTGAAGCGGCACATGTTTGACGTGGCCAGCGGCCGCCTGATGCGCACCTGCTATGCCGGCTCTGGGGGGACCGTGGAGCACAG TAACCCGCCCTGCTGGGGCTTCCTGGAGGACTACGCCTTCGTGGTGCGGGGCCTACTGGACCTGTACGAGGCCTCGCAGGAGAGCTCGTGGCTCGAGTGGGCACTGCGGCTGCAGGACACGCAGGACAGGTTCTTCTGGGACTCCCGGGGCGGTGGCTACTTCTGCAGCGAGGCCGAGCTGGGGGCTGGCTTGCCCCTGCGGCTGAAGGACG ACCAGGATGGTGCCGAGCCCAGCGCCAATTCCGTGGCGGCCCACAACCTGCTTCGGTTGCATGGCTTCACGGGCCACAAGGACTGGATGGACAAGTGTGTGCGCCTATTGACCGCCTTCTCTGAGCGCATGCGCCGTGTCCCGGTGGCATTGCCCGAGATGGTCCGCGCCCTCTCAGCTCAACAGCAGACCCTCAAGCAG GTGCTGATTCTGGCCGATGGGGACCCCTCGAGCTTCCTGTCCCGCCAGCTGCCCTTCCTGAGTACCCTGCGACGGCTGGAAGACCGGGCCACTGCCTATGTGTGTGAGAATCAGGCCTGCTCCATGCCCATCACTGAGCCCTGCGAACTACGAAAACTGCTCCATCAGTGA